A section of the Hevea brasiliensis isolate MT/VB/25A 57/8 chromosome 17, ASM3005281v1, whole genome shotgun sequence genome encodes:
- the LOC110637964 gene encoding RNA pseudouridine synthase 2, chloroplastic isoform X4, whose protein sequence is MQQFLSLGDSLAELKLLMESFHTQPTKGLQSSPSLPFFPGNPRKRGFPSKVLLRIFTVHSGSTGNSNGENQSQRINNAGMRLEETVEAKLGKLRLDSWISSRISGISRARIQSSIKSRLVSVNGRVVDKVSHNVKAGDKVSCTISELQPLRAEPEDIPLEIVYEDEHLLVVNKPPHMVVHPAPGNPSGTLVNGILHHCSLPTVATSSLEVLSDMEDISDDEGSHSTLCGASVRPGIVHRLDKGTSGLLVVAKDEHAHAHLSEQFQQHTIQRIYISLTSGVPSASMGRIDIPIGRDVNNRIRMTAIPGPIKQGQARHAASRYKVIEILAGGGSALVEWRLETGRTHQVHASTHRGRNTLFSSTSSRFCWDLEPASRNGHGKGVPSKILFSDQALVFICIVAVYLCS, encoded by the exons ATGCAGCAGTTTCTGAGTTTGG GTGATTCGTTGGCAGAATTGAAGTTGCTGATGGAGAGTTTTCACA CTCAACCCACAAAAGGCTTACAATCTTCACCTTCTCTGCCTTTCTTTCCTGGAAACCCTAGAAAAAGAGGATTCCCTTCTAAGGTACTTTTGAGAATCTTTACAGTTCATTCTGGTTCCACTGGAAATTCGAATGGTGAAAACCAAAGCCAAAGAATTAATAATGCTGGTATGAGACTAGAGGAGACTGTAGAGGCCAAGTTAGGAAAGTTGAGGCTTGATTCTTGGATCTCTTCTCGCATTTCTGGCATCAGTAGAGCTCGCATCCAGTCAAGTATTAAATCAAGGCTGGTTTCTGTCAATGGCAGAGTTGTCGATAAG GTTTCACACAATGTCAAGGCTGGGGACAAGGTCTCCTGCACAATTTCAGAGTTGCAACCCTTGAGGGCTGAACCTGAGGACATACCTTTGGAAATAGTCTATGAAGATGAGCATTTACTAGTTGTCAATAAGCCTCCGCACATG GTTGTTCATCCAGCACCTGGGAATCCTAGTGGCACACTTGTAAATGGCATACTTCATCATTGCAGTCTTCCAACAGTTGCAACTTCAAGCTTGGAAGTTCTTTCAGACATGGAAGATATTTCTGATGATGAAGGGTCACATTCTACCCTATGTGGTGCATCTGTTCGCCCAGGTATAGTTCACAGGTTGGACAAAGGCACTAGTGGATTGCTTGTAGTTGCTAAG GATGAACATGCTCATGCCCATTTGTCCGAACAATTCCAGCAACACACTATCCAGAGGATATACATTAGTCTTACTTCTGGTGTGCCCTCTGCATCAATGGGACGTATTGACATCCCTATTGGTCGTGATGTTAATAACAGAATTCGTATGACTGCTATACCTGGACCAATTAAGCAGGGACAGGCACGTCATGCTGCTAGTAG GTATAAAGTAATTGAAATACTTGCTGGTGGCGGTTCAGCATTGGTTGAGTGGAGGTTAGAAACTGGACGTACTCATCAG GTTCACGCATCCACACACAGGGGAAGAAATACACTTTTCTCGTCCACCTCCTCCAGATTTTGCTGGGATCTTGAGCCAGCTTCGAGAAATGGGCATGGAAAAGGTGTTCCCTCTAAAATACTATTCTCTGATCAAGCATTAGTTTTTATATGTATAGTTGCTGTTTATCTGTGTTCATGA
- the LOC110637964 gene encoding RNA pseudouridine synthase 2, chloroplastic isoform X3, producing MQQFLSLGDSLAELKLLMESFHTQPTKGLQSSPSLPFFPGNPRKRGFPSKVLLRIFTVHSGSTGNSNGENQSQRINNAGMRLEETVEAKLGKLRLDSWISSRISGISRARIQSSIKSRLVSVNGRVVDKVSHNVKAGDKVSCTISELQPLRAEPEDIPLEIVYEDEHLLVVNKPPHMVVHPAPGNPSGTLVNGILHHCSLPTVATSSLEVLSDMEDISDDEGSHSTLCGASVRPGIVHRLDKGTSGLLVVAKDEHAHAHLSEQFQQHTIQRIYISLTSGVPSASMGRIDIPIGRDVNNRIRMTAIPGPIKQGQARHAASRYKVIEILAGGGSALVEWRLETGRTHQIRAHAKYIGIPLLGDEVYGGTKSLALSRLRPRIPPSCLSQLSLLLSGLERPCLHALALGIVFSALYFVGSRIHTQGKKYTFLVHLLQILLGS from the exons ATGCAGCAGTTTCTGAGTTTGG GTGATTCGTTGGCAGAATTGAAGTTGCTGATGGAGAGTTTTCACA CTCAACCCACAAAAGGCTTACAATCTTCACCTTCTCTGCCTTTCTTTCCTGGAAACCCTAGAAAAAGAGGATTCCCTTCTAAGGTACTTTTGAGAATCTTTACAGTTCATTCTGGTTCCACTGGAAATTCGAATGGTGAAAACCAAAGCCAAAGAATTAATAATGCTGGTATGAGACTAGAGGAGACTGTAGAGGCCAAGTTAGGAAAGTTGAGGCTTGATTCTTGGATCTCTTCTCGCATTTCTGGCATCAGTAGAGCTCGCATCCAGTCAAGTATTAAATCAAGGCTGGTTTCTGTCAATGGCAGAGTTGTCGATAAG GTTTCACACAATGTCAAGGCTGGGGACAAGGTCTCCTGCACAATTTCAGAGTTGCAACCCTTGAGGGCTGAACCTGAGGACATACCTTTGGAAATAGTCTATGAAGATGAGCATTTACTAGTTGTCAATAAGCCTCCGCACATG GTTGTTCATCCAGCACCTGGGAATCCTAGTGGCACACTTGTAAATGGCATACTTCATCATTGCAGTCTTCCAACAGTTGCAACTTCAAGCTTGGAAGTTCTTTCAGACATGGAAGATATTTCTGATGATGAAGGGTCACATTCTACCCTATGTGGTGCATCTGTTCGCCCAGGTATAGTTCACAGGTTGGACAAAGGCACTAGTGGATTGCTTGTAGTTGCTAAG GATGAACATGCTCATGCCCATTTGTCCGAACAATTCCAGCAACACACTATCCAGAGGATATACATTAGTCTTACTTCTGGTGTGCCCTCTGCATCAATGGGACGTATTGACATCCCTATTGGTCGTGATGTTAATAACAGAATTCGTATGACTGCTATACCTGGACCAATTAAGCAGGGACAGGCACGTCATGCTGCTAGTAG GTATAAAGTAATTGAAATACTTGCTGGTGGCGGTTCAGCATTGGTTGAGTGGAGGTTAGAAACTGGACGTACTCATCAG ATTCGTGCACATGCGAAGTATATTGGAATTCCTCTATTAGGTGATGAAGTTTATGGAGGCACCAAAAGTTTGGCTTTGTCACGGCTTCGACCCAGAATTCCCCCTAGCTGTCTCAGTCAACTTTCATTATTGCTGTCAGGATTAGAGAGGCCTTGTCTACATGCTTTGGCTCTAGG AATAGTTTTCTCTGCCCTTTATTTTGTAGGTTCACGCATCCACACACAGGGGAAGAAATACACTTTTCTCGTCCACCTCCTCCAGATTTTGCTGGGATCTTGA
- the LOC110637964 gene encoding RNA pseudouridine synthase 2, chloroplastic isoform X1, with translation MQQFLSLGDSLAELKLLMESFHTQPTKGLQSSPSLPFFPGNPRKRGFPSKVLLRIFTVHSGSTGNSNGENQSQRINNAGMRLEETVEAKLGKLRLDSWISSRISGISRARIQSSIKSRLVSVNGRVVDKVSHNVKAGDKVSCTISELQPLRAEPEDIPLEIVYEDEHLLVVNKPPHMVVHPAPGNPSGTLVNGILHHCSLPTVATSSLEVLSDMEDISDDEGSHSTLCGASVRPGIVHRLDKGTSGLLVVAKDEHAHAHLSEQFQQHTIQRIYISLTSGVPSASMGRIDIPIGRDVNNRIRMTAIPGPIKQGQARHAASRYKVIEILAGGGSALVEWRLETGRTHQIRAHAKYIGIPLLGDEVYGGTKSLALSRLRPRIPPSCLSQLSLLLSGLERPCLHALALGFTHPHTGEEIHFSRPPPPDFAGILSQLREMGMEKVFPLKYYSLIKH, from the exons ATGCAGCAGTTTCTGAGTTTGG GTGATTCGTTGGCAGAATTGAAGTTGCTGATGGAGAGTTTTCACA CTCAACCCACAAAAGGCTTACAATCTTCACCTTCTCTGCCTTTCTTTCCTGGAAACCCTAGAAAAAGAGGATTCCCTTCTAAGGTACTTTTGAGAATCTTTACAGTTCATTCTGGTTCCACTGGAAATTCGAATGGTGAAAACCAAAGCCAAAGAATTAATAATGCTGGTATGAGACTAGAGGAGACTGTAGAGGCCAAGTTAGGAAAGTTGAGGCTTGATTCTTGGATCTCTTCTCGCATTTCTGGCATCAGTAGAGCTCGCATCCAGTCAAGTATTAAATCAAGGCTGGTTTCTGTCAATGGCAGAGTTGTCGATAAG GTTTCACACAATGTCAAGGCTGGGGACAAGGTCTCCTGCACAATTTCAGAGTTGCAACCCTTGAGGGCTGAACCTGAGGACATACCTTTGGAAATAGTCTATGAAGATGAGCATTTACTAGTTGTCAATAAGCCTCCGCACATG GTTGTTCATCCAGCACCTGGGAATCCTAGTGGCACACTTGTAAATGGCATACTTCATCATTGCAGTCTTCCAACAGTTGCAACTTCAAGCTTGGAAGTTCTTTCAGACATGGAAGATATTTCTGATGATGAAGGGTCACATTCTACCCTATGTGGTGCATCTGTTCGCCCAGGTATAGTTCACAGGTTGGACAAAGGCACTAGTGGATTGCTTGTAGTTGCTAAG GATGAACATGCTCATGCCCATTTGTCCGAACAATTCCAGCAACACACTATCCAGAGGATATACATTAGTCTTACTTCTGGTGTGCCCTCTGCATCAATGGGACGTATTGACATCCCTATTGGTCGTGATGTTAATAACAGAATTCGTATGACTGCTATACCTGGACCAATTAAGCAGGGACAGGCACGTCATGCTGCTAGTAG GTATAAAGTAATTGAAATACTTGCTGGTGGCGGTTCAGCATTGGTTGAGTGGAGGTTAGAAACTGGACGTACTCATCAG ATTCGTGCACATGCGAAGTATATTGGAATTCCTCTATTAGGTGATGAAGTTTATGGAGGCACCAAAAGTTTGGCTTTGTCACGGCTTCGACCCAGAATTCCCCCTAGCTGTCTCAGTCAACTTTCATTATTGCTGTCAGGATTAGAGAGGCCTTGTCTACATGCTTTGGCTCTAGG GTTCACGCATCCACACACAGGGGAAGAAATACACTTTTCTCGTCCACCTCCTCCAGATTTTGCTGGGATCTTGAGCCAGCTTCGAGAAATGGGCATGGAAAAGGTGTTCCCTCTAAAATACTATTCTCTGATCAAGCATTAG
- the LOC110637964 gene encoding RNA pseudouridine synthase 2, chloroplastic isoform X2 has product MLTFYSLSCCIAQPTKGLQSSPSLPFFPGNPRKRGFPSKVLLRIFTVHSGSTGNSNGENQSQRINNAGMRLEETVEAKLGKLRLDSWISSRISGISRARIQSSIKSRLVSVNGRVVDKVSHNVKAGDKVSCTISELQPLRAEPEDIPLEIVYEDEHLLVVNKPPHMVVHPAPGNPSGTLVNGILHHCSLPTVATSSLEVLSDMEDISDDEGSHSTLCGASVRPGIVHRLDKGTSGLLVVAKDEHAHAHLSEQFQQHTIQRIYISLTSGVPSASMGRIDIPIGRDVNNRIRMTAIPGPIKQGQARHAASRYKVIEILAGGGSALVEWRLETGRTHQIRAHAKYIGIPLLGDEVYGGTKSLALSRLRPRIPPSCLSQLSLLLSGLERPCLHALALGFTHPHTGEEIHFSRPPPPDFAGILSQLREMGMEKVFPLKYYSLIKH; this is encoded by the exons ATGCTTACTTTCTATTCTCTTTCCTGTTGTATAGCTCAACCCACAAAAGGCTTACAATCTTCACCTTCTCTGCCTTTCTTTCCTGGAAACCCTAGAAAAAGAGGATTCCCTTCTAAGGTACTTTTGAGAATCTTTACAGTTCATTCTGGTTCCACTGGAAATTCGAATGGTGAAAACCAAAGCCAAAGAATTAATAATGCTGGTATGAGACTAGAGGAGACTGTAGAGGCCAAGTTAGGAAAGTTGAGGCTTGATTCTTGGATCTCTTCTCGCATTTCTGGCATCAGTAGAGCTCGCATCCAGTCAAGTATTAAATCAAGGCTGGTTTCTGTCAATGGCAGAGTTGTCGATAAG GTTTCACACAATGTCAAGGCTGGGGACAAGGTCTCCTGCACAATTTCAGAGTTGCAACCCTTGAGGGCTGAACCTGAGGACATACCTTTGGAAATAGTCTATGAAGATGAGCATTTACTAGTTGTCAATAAGCCTCCGCACATG GTTGTTCATCCAGCACCTGGGAATCCTAGTGGCACACTTGTAAATGGCATACTTCATCATTGCAGTCTTCCAACAGTTGCAACTTCAAGCTTGGAAGTTCTTTCAGACATGGAAGATATTTCTGATGATGAAGGGTCACATTCTACCCTATGTGGTGCATCTGTTCGCCCAGGTATAGTTCACAGGTTGGACAAAGGCACTAGTGGATTGCTTGTAGTTGCTAAG GATGAACATGCTCATGCCCATTTGTCCGAACAATTCCAGCAACACACTATCCAGAGGATATACATTAGTCTTACTTCTGGTGTGCCCTCTGCATCAATGGGACGTATTGACATCCCTATTGGTCGTGATGTTAATAACAGAATTCGTATGACTGCTATACCTGGACCAATTAAGCAGGGACAGGCACGTCATGCTGCTAGTAG GTATAAAGTAATTGAAATACTTGCTGGTGGCGGTTCAGCATTGGTTGAGTGGAGGTTAGAAACTGGACGTACTCATCAG ATTCGTGCACATGCGAAGTATATTGGAATTCCTCTATTAGGTGATGAAGTTTATGGAGGCACCAAAAGTTTGGCTTTGTCACGGCTTCGACCCAGAATTCCCCCTAGCTGTCTCAGTCAACTTTCATTATTGCTGTCAGGATTAGAGAGGCCTTGTCTACATGCTTTGGCTCTAGG GTTCACGCATCCACACACAGGGGAAGAAATACACTTTTCTCGTCCACCTCCTCCAGATTTTGCTGGGATCTTGAGCCAGCTTCGAGAAATGGGCATGGAAAAGGTGTTCCCTCTAAAATACTATTCTCTGATCAAGCATTAG